Proteins encoded in a region of the Zea mays cultivar B73 chromosome 4, Zm-B73-REFERENCE-NAM-5.0, whole genome shotgun sequence genome:
- the LOC100279814 gene encoding uncharacterized protein LOC100279814, whose translation MADDHYSSKRKYDDPSPPPRRTGFSSGPPPASPLAGGAPSYNSVPPPPDEIQLAKQRAQEIAARIFNAAEAKRPRVDNGDDDSGGFGVGLGSTGGGGRIGGGGLGFSSSAGGGHGASIPQLSSQSSAPQYSSYGGYQGTSKKIEIPNGRVGVIIGKAGETIRYIQLQSGAKIQVTRDHEAEPGALTRQVELSGKPEQISKAEQLIKEVLAEADAGSSGAGSGGRKYNATQPGAETFQMKIANNKVGLIIGKGGETIKSMQANSGARIQVIPLHLPAGDTSTERTVHIDGTQEQIEAAKQLISEVTSENRARNPMSGGYSQQGYRPPRPQSNWGPPSVPPQQPGYGYMQPGAYPGAPPQYGAPQQPYGSYPPTSGGYQTGWDQSQNQQSHTTPPGTGYDYYSQQQQPQQQSAPGTAASTDATSYNYGQPSTYASQGYDSTYTQQSGGQQAYGHDGYTGYQTQGQQQGYSQQTGYDQQGYGTSAYGSAASSTQDGSNYGGPGGASQASPGQQTSNPAAGSQPGYTSQPPTSAAATYPPQGSAPSGYGAPPSQSGYGTQPPQQAGYGQGAYGQPSPQGQKPPALSPYGQAPPPGSAQAGYGQYGYSQPAYGAPPAYPGAPIASHQGYGQQQSYGQQQSYGDAYGSASYGQPPAYSTEATPPAASQDHSAAPAAALGTTASTAPENSGGAQTSAET comes from the exons ATGGCCGACGACCACTACTCCTCTAAGAGGAAGTACGACGACccctcgccgccgccgcggcgcaCGGGGTTCTCTTCGGGCCCGCCGCCTGCCTCGCCGCTCGCGGGCGGCGCCCCGTCGTACAACAGCGTGCCACCGCCCCCCGATGAGATCCAGCTCGCGAAGCAGCGCGCGCAGGAGATCGCGGCGCGGATCTTTAACGCCGCAGAGGCCAAGCGTCCTCGCGTCGACAACGGCGACGATGACAGCGGCGGCTTCGGTGTAGGCCTGGGCAGCACTGGTGGCGGTGGCCGCATCGGCGGCGGAGGACTCGGCTTCTCGTCCTCTGCCGGTGGTG GGCACGGGGCTTCTATCCCACAATTATCTTCTCAGAGCAGCGCACCTCAGTACTCCTCTTATGGTGGATATCAGGGTACAAGCAAAAAGATTGAAATTCCAAATGGAAGG GTTGGTGTTATCATTGGAAAAGCCGGGGAAACTATTAGGTATATCCAACTTCAATCAGGAGCAAAGATTCAAGTCACAAGAGACCATGAAGCTGAACCTGGTGCACTGACAAGGCAAGTTGAGCTTTCTGGCAAACCTGAGCAGATAAGCAAAGCTGAACAGTTGATCAAAGAAGTTCTGGCAGAG GCCGATGCTGGGTCATCCGGTGCTGGATCTGGTGGCCGGAAATACAATGCAACACAGCCAGGTGCTGAGACGTTCCAGATGAAAATTGCTAATAACAAG GTGGGACTGATTATTGGGAAGGGTGGGgagactataaagtccatgcaggCCAATTCTGGAGCTCGTATTCAG GTTATTCCTTTGCATCTGCCTGCTGGTGATACTTCAACTGAAAGAACTGTGCATATTGATGGTACCCAAGAACAAATTGAAGCTGCAAAGCAACTGATCAGTGAGGTTACCAGTGAG AATCGTGCTAGGAATCCAATGTCTGGTGGCTATTCTCAGCAGGGATATCGCCCTCCTCGTCCTCAGTCAAACTGGGGCCCGCCTTCTGTGCCACCCCAGCAGCCTGGCTATGGTTATATGCAGCCTGGGGCTTATCCTGGGGCACCGCCACAGTATGGTGCACCTCAGCAACCTTATGGTAGCTACCCCCCAACATCTGGTGGTTATCAGACTGGATGGGATCAGTCTCAAAACCAGCAATCTCATACAACTCCCCCTGGTACTGGGTATGATTATTATAGTCAGCAGCAGCAACCTCAGCAACAATCTGCCCCTGGGACAGCTGCTTCTACTGATGCCACTAGCTACAATTATGGTCAGCCTTCGACGTATGCTTCACAGGGATATGATTCTACCTACACTCAGCAGAGTGGTGGGCAGCAAGCATATGGACATGATGGCTACACTGGTTACCAGacccaagggcagcagcagggctACTCTCAGCAGACTGGTTATGATCAGCAGGGTTATGGCACATCTGCTTATGGATCAGCTGCAAGCTCGACCCAGGATGGGTCCAACTATGGTGGTCCTGGAGGGGCCAGTCAGGCATCTCCAGGGCAGCAAACATCAAACCCAGCTGCTGGAAGCCAACCTGGCTATACCAGCCAACCGCCCACTAGTGCTGCAGCAACTTACCCACCTCAAGGTTCAGCTCCATCTGGATATGGCGCTCCACCATCCCAGTCTGGCTATGGCACCCAACCACCACAGCAAGCCGGATATGGTCAGGGCGCTTATGGGCAGCCTTCTCCACAGGGCCAGAAACCTCCTGCATTGTCACCTTATGGACAGGCTCCGCCTCCTGGTTCTGCTCAGGCTGGTTACGGGCAGTATGGTTACAGCCAACCTGCTTACGGTGCACCACCAGCTTACCCTGGTGCACCCATTGCAAGCCACCAGGGCTATGGCCAGCAGCAGTCTTATGGCCAGCAGCAGTCTTATGGCGATGCTTATGGTAGTGCAAGCTATGGGCAGCCTCCAGCCTACTCTACTGAAGCAACACCTCCTGCTGCATCCCAGGATCACTCTGCTGCCCCTGCTGCGGCCCTTGGAACAACAGCTTCGACAGCTCCTGAAAACAGTGGGGGCGCCCAAACATCCGCTGAAACTTGA